A genomic region of Hippoglossus hippoglossus isolate fHipHip1 chromosome 8, fHipHip1.pri, whole genome shotgun sequence contains the following coding sequences:
- the c8h17orf75 gene encoding protein Njmu-R1 isoform X1, whose amino-acid sequence MFTSQTSSFQESIDVEERDDFDSEDISGYSQKTQLNCYYTIYLYQGTRSEASGENVAWNQRRADSTTSQEDFSLTLIDSSLPSEAEPELRTYISRRLSKGALLGGMGNIATVELSLPEEAVGCYCCLLEQERSPEQPDADGNGYVICFMGGSEKGLNLFRLELDKYVQGLHSSLQTPELQNLETEVRPYLSRWYEESVMHIYRVVQLVQSNISFLLHAALSHTHVEVVNSDERTKGDVSRFIKAASLQGLAQQDTTAASLCKAISEEPQCDLVIDCSASPPTLLNTVSNRFCDDWNQAFLNAAERCNPFLLRQILENFKLKAIQDMNSLKRLVRQAEMSHYALFRCCQFLQGCGNGDVLLQNARVEHSDMPEACSIIAVLEEFLREQSQAQA is encoded by the exons ATGTTTACCTCCCAGACTTCGTCCTTCCAGGAGTCCATCGacgtggaggagagagatgacTTCGACAGCGAGGACATCTCCGGGTACAGCCAGAAGACTCAGCTCAACTGCTACTACACCATCTACCTCTATCAGGGCACGAG ATCTGAGGCTTCTGGGGAAAATGTGGCTTGGAACCAGAGACGAGCAGACTCCACAACCAGTCAGGAGGACTTTAG CCTGACGCTGATCGACAGCAGCCTGCCATCGGAGGCGGAGCCCGAGCTGCGGACCTACATCTCACGGAGGCTGAGTAAAGGAGCGCTGCTCGGAGGCATGGGAAACATCGCCACTGTGGAACTCAG TCTCCCAGAGGAGGCGGTCGGCTGCTACTGCTGCCTCCTGGAGCAGGAACGGTCTCCTGAGCAGCCTGATGCTGATGGTAATGGATATGTTATCTGTTTCATGGGTGGCTCTGAAAAAGGACTGAACCT ATTTAGATTAGAGCTTGATAAATATGTCCAGGGCCTTCATAGCAGCCTGCAAACACCAGAG CTGCAAAACTTGGAGACGGAGGTGCGTCCCTATCTGAGCCGGTGGTACGAGGAGTCTGTTATGCACATTTACAGAGTGGTACAGCTGGTCCAGAGCAACATCAGCTTCCTGTTGCACGCT GCTCTGAGTCACACACATGTGGAGGTCGTCAATTCGGACGAGAGGACGAAGGGTGACGTGTCCAG GTTCATCAAAGCAGCCAGTTTACAGGGTCTGGCCCAACAAGACaccacagcagcttctctgtgtaAGGCGATCTCAGAGGAGCCACAGTGTGACCTGGTCATAGACTGCTCCGCCAGCCCGCCCACACTCTTAAACACTG TCAGTAATCGTTTCTGTGATGACTGGAATCAGGCATTTCTAAACGCTGCAGAGCGTTGTAATCCCTTCTTGCTCAGACAGATTCTGGAGAACTTCAAGCTTAAG GCCATCCAGGACATGAACAGCCTGAAGCGCTTGGTGCGACAGGCAGAGATGAGTCACTACGCCCTGTTCCGCTGCTGCCAGTTCCTGCAGGGCTGCGGGAATGgggatgtgctgctgcagaacgCCAGGGTGGAGCACAGCGACATGCCCGAGGCCTGCAGCATCATCGCCGTCCTGGAGGAGTTTCTCAGGGAACAGTCCCAAGCCCAGGCCTGA
- the c8h17orf75 gene encoding protein Njmu-R1 isoform X2 translates to MFTSQTSSFQESIDVEERDDFDSEDISGYSQKTQLNCYYTIYLYQGTSLTLIDSSLPSEAEPELRTYISRRLSKGALLGGMGNIATVELSLPEEAVGCYCCLLEQERSPEQPDADGNGYVICFMGGSEKGLNLFRLELDKYVQGLHSSLQTPELQNLETEVRPYLSRWYEESVMHIYRVVQLVQSNISFLLHAALSHTHVEVVNSDERTKGDVSRFIKAASLQGLAQQDTTAASLCKAISEEPQCDLVIDCSASPPTLLNTVSNRFCDDWNQAFLNAAERCNPFLLRQILENFKLKAIQDMNSLKRLVRQAEMSHYALFRCCQFLQGCGNGDVLLQNARVEHSDMPEACSIIAVLEEFLREQSQAQA, encoded by the exons ATGTTTACCTCCCAGACTTCGTCCTTCCAGGAGTCCATCGacgtggaggagagagatgacTTCGACAGCGAGGACATCTCCGGGTACAGCCAGAAGACTCAGCTCAACTGCTACTACACCATCTACCTCTATCAGGGCACGAG CCTGACGCTGATCGACAGCAGCCTGCCATCGGAGGCGGAGCCCGAGCTGCGGACCTACATCTCACGGAGGCTGAGTAAAGGAGCGCTGCTCGGAGGCATGGGAAACATCGCCACTGTGGAACTCAG TCTCCCAGAGGAGGCGGTCGGCTGCTACTGCTGCCTCCTGGAGCAGGAACGGTCTCCTGAGCAGCCTGATGCTGATGGTAATGGATATGTTATCTGTTTCATGGGTGGCTCTGAAAAAGGACTGAACCT ATTTAGATTAGAGCTTGATAAATATGTCCAGGGCCTTCATAGCAGCCTGCAAACACCAGAG CTGCAAAACTTGGAGACGGAGGTGCGTCCCTATCTGAGCCGGTGGTACGAGGAGTCTGTTATGCACATTTACAGAGTGGTACAGCTGGTCCAGAGCAACATCAGCTTCCTGTTGCACGCT GCTCTGAGTCACACACATGTGGAGGTCGTCAATTCGGACGAGAGGACGAAGGGTGACGTGTCCAG GTTCATCAAAGCAGCCAGTTTACAGGGTCTGGCCCAACAAGACaccacagcagcttctctgtgtaAGGCGATCTCAGAGGAGCCACAGTGTGACCTGGTCATAGACTGCTCCGCCAGCCCGCCCACACTCTTAAACACTG TCAGTAATCGTTTCTGTGATGACTGGAATCAGGCATTTCTAAACGCTGCAGAGCGTTGTAATCCCTTCTTGCTCAGACAGATTCTGGAGAACTTCAAGCTTAAG GCCATCCAGGACATGAACAGCCTGAAGCGCTTGGTGCGACAGGCAGAGATGAGTCACTACGCCCTGTTCCGCTGCTGCCAGTTCCTGCAGGGCTGCGGGAATGgggatgtgctgctgcagaacgCCAGGGTGGAGCACAGCGACATGCCCGAGGCCTGCAGCATCATCGCCGTCCTGGAGGAGTTTCTCAGGGAACAGTCCCAAGCCCAGGCCTGA
- the LOC117765919 gene encoding uncharacterized protein LOC117765919: MSVDGTRLLFEGFLQKRKDTIKIRWATYWFRLQNTTLFFYTKKNGSASHLRGYYYIYTVQSVREVPRADSSRFMFEIVMKNGKRKMLAAETADLRKQWIGQLWQAMHLSGCRISDVSPTHFEGFEQRDGPNSTMGTLPVRPNSAPTPSIQSCRETRSVASAICLPQELNSEEAVYANMPSACKYQHLTGDGLNVPQRSSGLSSAQDRQEEHYDVLPLRNKKCEIGISTQMSEVVYDTPQSYRPARNQDPEESIYDTPSSLLRERPAHTADREQEDGVYWRI, from the exons ATGTCTGTAGATGGGACCAGGTTATTGTTCGAGGGCTTCCTGCAGAAAAGAAAGGACACTATC AAAATACGATGGGCAACGTACTGGTTCAGGCTTCAAAATACAACCTTGTTCTTCTACACCAAGAAGAATGGCAGTGCT TCACACTTGCGAGGCTATTACTACATTTACACA GTGCAGTCGGTGCGAGAGGTGCCGAGAGCGGACAGCAGCCGCTTCATGTTCGAGATCGtcatgaaaaatggaaaaaggaaaatgttg gcagCAGAGACAGCAGATCTCAGAAAGCAGTGGATAGGACAGCTGTGGCAGGCCATGCATCTCTCTGGCTGTCGGATCTCAGATGTCTCACCCACACA ctTTGAAGGGTTTGAGCAGCGAGACGGACCGAACAGCACGATGGGGACCCTGCCTGTTCGGCCCAACTCAGCCCCGACTCCTTCCATCCAAAGCTGCCGTGAAACCAGGAGTGTGGCCTCCGCCATCTGCCTGCCTCAGGAGCTGAACAGTGAGGAGGCCGTGTACGCAAACATGCCGTCAGCCTGCAAATACCAGCATCTAACTG GTGACGGTCTCAACGTCCCTCAGAGGTCCAGCGGGTTGAGCAGTGCACAGGACAGACAAGAAGAACACTATGATGTTTTACCACTTAGAAACA AGAAATGTGAGATCGGCATTTCAACACAGATGAGCGAGGTCGTGTATGACACTCCTCAGTCTTATAGGCCTGCTAGAAACCAAG ACCCAGAAGAGAGCATCTACGACACACCGAGCTCTCTACTGAGGGAGAGGCCAGCTCACACAGCAG ACAGGGAGCAGGAGGACGGAGTCTACTGGAGGATATGA